A genomic segment from Gossypium hirsutum isolate 1008001.06 chromosome D04, Gossypium_hirsutum_v2.1, whole genome shotgun sequence encodes:
- the LOC121216273 gene encoding defensin-like protein 1 codes for MEKVSELAVEMGTKKLFGMLFMLLLLVALASHGGMVEGRICESKSHRFKGVCLSDHNCGLVCRNEGFLDGWCRGFRHRCFCTRNC; via the exons ATGGAGAAAGTATCTGAGCTAGCCGTTGAGATGGGGACGAAGAAGCTGTTTGGGATGTTGTTCATGTTGCTGCTCCTCGTTGCTTTGGCTTCTC ATGGGGGGATGGTGGAGGGCAGAATATGCGAATCGAAGAGCCATAGATTTAAGGGAGTGTGCCTGAGTGATCACAACTGCGGGCTGGTGTGTAGGAACGAAGGTTTCTTGGATGGGTGGTGCCGAGGGTTCCGCCACCGTTGCTTCTGTACTAGGAACTGTTAG